From the genome of Longimicrobium sp., one region includes:
- the cysS gene encoding cysteine--tRNA ligase: MPIRFYNTLTRREEEFVPLEPGKVGMYTCGPTVYAPPHIGNMRTFFFADLLRRYLEFRGYQVKFVMNLTDVDDKTIRGALREGVSLNDYTQPFIDDLFHNFDQLGIRQADVHPRATHYVPQMVDIIRRLQERGMAYEAEGSVYFDISEFPGYGQLSKVDVSAGRRGERVAADEYDKDDVRDFVLWKAAKPEDATVGAVWDTQWGPGRPGWHIECSAMSMQELGETFDIHLGGVDLVFPHHEDEIAQSEGATGKPFVRYWLHGEFLLLEGGKMAKSTGNIFNVQDLVERGVKPSSVRYLYLTAHYRSKLNFTFEGLASAAEAVRRVRGTRDRLRGHPAVRDPDPADTPTLHAAADEVLAAFAEAMDEDLNTSVGLAALHRLVGAINTRLEELGTRPISHAEQAAALAALERIDSVFGFVSLADRESMVDDDLAAWVEERIAARQAARAARDFATADAIRDEIAARGVVVEDTPQGPRWSLVS, translated from the coding sequence ATGCCGATCCGCTTCTACAACACCCTGACCCGCCGCGAAGAAGAGTTCGTCCCCCTGGAGCCCGGCAAGGTCGGGATGTACACCTGCGGCCCCACGGTGTACGCCCCGCCGCACATCGGCAACATGAGGACGTTCTTCTTCGCGGACCTGCTGCGCCGCTACCTGGAGTTCCGCGGCTACCAGGTGAAGTTCGTGATGAACCTCACCGACGTGGACGACAAGACGATCCGCGGCGCGCTCCGCGAGGGCGTGTCGCTGAACGACTACACGCAGCCGTTCATCGACGATCTCTTCCACAACTTCGACCAGCTCGGCATCCGCCAGGCGGACGTGCACCCGCGCGCCACGCACTACGTCCCGCAGATGGTGGACATCATCCGCCGCCTGCAGGAGCGCGGGATGGCGTACGAGGCCGAGGGCTCCGTCTACTTCGACATCTCGGAGTTCCCCGGCTACGGCCAGCTCTCGAAGGTCGACGTCTCCGCCGGCCGCCGCGGTGAGCGCGTGGCGGCGGACGAGTACGACAAGGACGACGTGCGCGACTTCGTCCTGTGGAAGGCCGCCAAGCCGGAGGACGCCACCGTCGGCGCGGTGTGGGACACGCAGTGGGGCCCCGGGCGCCCGGGGTGGCACATCGAGTGCTCGGCCATGAGCATGCAGGAGCTCGGCGAGACCTTCGACATCCACCTGGGCGGCGTGGACCTCGTCTTTCCGCACCACGAAGACGAGATCGCCCAGAGCGAGGGGGCGACGGGGAAGCCGTTCGTGCGCTACTGGCTGCATGGCGAGTTCCTGCTGCTGGAAGGCGGCAAGATGGCCAAGTCCACCGGCAACATCTTCAACGTGCAGGACCTGGTGGAGCGCGGGGTGAAGCCGTCGTCGGTGCGCTACCTCTACCTGACGGCGCACTACCGCAGCAAGCTCAACTTCACCTTCGAGGGCCTCGCCTCCGCCGCCGAAGCGGTGCGGCGCGTGCGCGGAACCCGCGACCGCCTGCGCGGCCACCCCGCGGTCCGCGACCCGGACCCGGCGGACACCCCCACCCTGCACGCCGCCGCCGACGAGGTGCTCGCCGCCTTCGCCGAGGCGATGGACGAGGACCTCAACACCAGCGTGGGGCTCGCCGCGCTGCACCGGCTGGTGGGCGCCATCAACACGCGGCTGGAGGAGCTGGGCACGCGCCCCATCAGCCACGCCGAGCAGGCCGCCGCCCTGGCCGCGCTGGAGCGCATCGACTCCGTCTTCGGCTTCGTATCGCTGGCCGACCGCGAGTCGATGGTGGACGATGATCTCGCCGCCTGGGTGGAGGAGCGGATCGCCGCGCGCCAGGCCGCCCGCGCGGCGCGCGACTTCGCCACCGCCGACGCGATCCGCGACGAGATCGCCGCGCGCGGGGTGGTGGTGGAGGACACGCCGCAGGGGCCGCGCTGGTCGCTGGTGTCGTGA
- a CDS encoding mechanosensitive ion channel domain-containing protein: MLQTDTIAAIQTSVIRDWADLFNWPALTATGLRIAGALIVAIIANYALKAVLRSVERSSEKDGIVTAHEQRTRTLLGLLRSMGRVIIWVMTLFMVLGALGLQLGPLLAGAGVVGLAVSFGAQSLVKDVISGLFILMENQFGVGDVVRLEGVSGAVERMTLRVVVLRDVHGVVHVVPNGQITKVSNLTRGWARVVLDVVVAYKEDPDRVMAVMLDEGRRLFEDPQWRPLLLEEVQVPGIESFGEHGVTIRILAKTLPLKQWDAARELRRRLKLRFDQEGIDVPFPTQTMYWGEGQSPAELAMLAARPTTGVPDAER; this comes from the coding sequence ATGCTGCAGACCGACACCATAGCCGCCATCCAGACCAGCGTCATCCGCGACTGGGCGGACCTGTTCAACTGGCCCGCGCTCACCGCGACAGGGCTGCGGATAGCGGGTGCGCTCATCGTGGCGATCATCGCCAACTACGCGCTGAAGGCGGTTCTGCGCAGCGTGGAGCGGTCGTCGGAAAAGGATGGCATCGTCACCGCGCACGAGCAGCGCACCCGCACCCTGCTGGGCCTGCTGCGCAGCATGGGGCGCGTGATCATCTGGGTGATGACGCTGTTCATGGTGCTCGGCGCGCTCGGGCTGCAGCTCGGTCCGCTCCTGGCCGGCGCGGGCGTGGTGGGCCTGGCGGTCTCGTTCGGCGCGCAGTCGCTGGTCAAGGACGTCATCAGCGGGCTCTTCATCCTGATGGAGAACCAGTTCGGCGTGGGCGACGTGGTGCGGCTGGAGGGCGTGTCCGGCGCCGTGGAGCGGATGACGCTCCGCGTGGTGGTGCTGCGCGACGTGCACGGCGTGGTGCACGTGGTGCCGAACGGCCAGATCACCAAGGTCAGCAATCTCACCCGCGGCTGGGCGCGCGTGGTGCTGGACGTGGTCGTCGCCTACAAGGAAGACCCCGACCGGGTAATGGCCGTGATGCTGGACGAGGGGCGCCGGCTGTTCGAGGACCCCCAGTGGCGCCCGCTGCTCCTGGAAGAGGTGCAGGTGCCGGGGATCGAGTCGTTCGGCGAGCACGGCGTCACCATCCGCATCCTCGCCAAGACCCTTCCGCTGAAGCAGTGGGACGCCGCGCGCGAGCTCCGCCGCCGCCTAAAGCTCCGCTTCGACCAGGAGGGGATCGACGTCCCCTTCCCCACGCAGACGATGTACTGGGGCGAAGGCCAGTCTCCCGCCGAGCTGGCCATGCTCGCCGCGCGCCCCACAACCGGAGTGCCAGATGCGGAACGCTGA
- the pyrF gene encoding orotidine-5'-phosphate decarboxylase yields MTATPILALDVPDAAAAFALLERVGPDADFVKVGLQLFTAEGPSVVRALHERGYRVFLDLKLHDIPNTVAHAVRSAAGLGVELLTVHASGGAAMMRAARAAAGEGGPALLAVTVLTSLSAHETAEAWGRDALTAEAEVERLARLAHACGMDGVVASVHELAAIRGALPRDFRVLTPGIRLAGGDAGDQSRVATPAEAVRLGADYLVIGRSVTAAADPAAAMRAVLTDLGAPAPMTIDQ; encoded by the coding sequence ATGACCGCCACACCGATCCTCGCCCTCGACGTGCCGGATGCAGCCGCCGCCTTTGCGCTGCTGGAGCGCGTGGGGCCGGATGCGGACTTCGTGAAAGTGGGCCTGCAGCTCTTCACCGCCGAGGGACCGTCCGTGGTCCGGGCGCTGCACGAGCGCGGGTACCGCGTCTTCCTGGATCTGAAGCTCCACGACATCCCCAACACCGTGGCGCACGCGGTCCGCTCGGCGGCGGGCCTGGGGGTGGAGCTGCTGACGGTGCACGCATCCGGCGGCGCGGCGATGATGCGCGCCGCCCGCGCCGCGGCCGGTGAGGGTGGGCCCGCGCTCCTCGCCGTCACCGTGCTCACCTCCCTCTCCGCACATGAGACGGCGGAGGCGTGGGGGCGCGACGCGCTCACCGCCGAGGCGGAGGTGGAGCGGCTGGCCCGGCTGGCGCACGCGTGCGGGATGGACGGCGTGGTCGCGTCGGTGCACGAGCTGGCGGCGATCCGCGGGGCGCTGCCGCGCGATTTCCGCGTGCTGACCCCCGGCATCCGCCTCGCCGGCGGCGACGCGGGGGACCAGTCGCGCGTCGCCACCCCGGCCGAGGCGGTGAGGCTGGGCGCGGACTACCTGGTGATCGGGCGCTCCGTGACCGCCGCAGCCGATCCCGCCGCGGCGATGCGCGCCGTACTGACCGACCTGGGCGCCCCGGCGCCGATGACCATAGACCAATGA
- a CDS encoding N-acetylmuramoyl-L-alanine amidase has product MNIILTAFLLSLASAPAGLGAQPGQAWTIESGPRSSQVNESTARGYAALPASVLVSVGAEVSYARDGVVVQVGSHQVAVANGAAQVTVDGTARPLAHAVYAEGGVVFLPVDFFRELLPGLTGGRVRVDVAGRSIRGSAARPAGTVAEVEEELPVEPAPRPDPARPPQRRLVVVDAGHGGRDPGASGPGGTREKDVTLSVARRLAALLREDPSLEVRMTRDRDTLIALHDRARLANRWRDEGQPALFISVHCNANPSRSEKGYETYFLAEARTADAQRVEAFENASVRYEDAPVGGPLAFILTDLRQNQHLRESSDWAQLIQNRLREIHPGPNRGVKQAGFAVLRGAFMPAVLVEIGFVSNPAEERLLTGDEMQRDVAAQLARSVHDFFARSQQGSESR; this is encoded by the coding sequence ATGAACATCATCCTCACCGCCTTCCTGCTGAGCCTGGCGTCCGCGCCGGCGGGGCTCGGCGCGCAACCCGGCCAGGCCTGGACCATCGAATCTGGCCCCCGCTCGTCGCAGGTGAACGAGAGCACGGCGCGCGGGTACGCGGCGCTCCCCGCATCGGTGCTGGTGAGCGTGGGGGCAGAGGTGTCGTACGCGCGCGACGGCGTCGTGGTGCAGGTGGGATCGCACCAGGTCGCGGTCGCGAACGGCGCGGCTCAGGTGACGGTCGATGGCACCGCCCGCCCGCTGGCTCACGCCGTCTATGCCGAGGGCGGCGTCGTCTTCCTGCCGGTCGACTTCTTTCGCGAGCTGCTCCCGGGGCTGACGGGTGGGCGCGTGCGGGTGGACGTGGCGGGCCGCTCGATCCGCGGGAGCGCGGCGCGCCCGGCCGGCACGGTCGCGGAGGTGGAGGAGGAATTGCCGGTGGAGCCCGCGCCGCGGCCGGACCCCGCGCGGCCGCCGCAGCGGAGGCTCGTGGTGGTGGATGCGGGGCACGGCGGGCGGGACCCGGGGGCGAGCGGACCCGGCGGGACGCGCGAAAAGGATGTCACGCTGTCGGTGGCGCGGCGGCTGGCGGCCCTCCTGCGCGAAGACCCATCGCTGGAGGTGCGGATGACGCGCGACCGCGACACGCTGATCGCCCTGCACGACCGCGCGCGCCTCGCCAACCGCTGGCGCGACGAGGGCCAGCCCGCGCTCTTCATCTCCGTGCACTGCAACGCGAATCCCAGCCGGTCGGAAAAGGGGTACGAGACCTACTTCCTGGCCGAGGCGCGCACGGCGGACGCCCAGCGCGTGGAGGCGTTCGAGAACGCGTCCGTGAGGTACGAGGATGCGCCGGTGGGCGGGCCGCTGGCCTTCATCCTCACCGACCTGCGCCAAAACCAGCACCTGCGCGAGTCGAGCGATTGGGCGCAGCTCATTCAGAACCGCCTCCGCGAGATCCATCCGGGTCCCAACCGCGGCGTGAAGCAGGCGGGGTTCGCGGTGCTGCGCGGCGCGTTCATGCCGGCGGTGCTGGTGGAGATCGGCTTCGTCTCCAACCCCGCTGAGGAGCGCCTCCTGACCGGCGACGAGATGCAGCGCGACGTGGCGGCGCAGCTCGCGCGCTCGGTGCACGACTTCTTTGCGCGCTCACAGCAGGGCTCCGAGTCGCGCTGA
- the smpB gene encoding SsrA-binding protein SmpB has protein sequence MTKTAAAPKPADRIVVQNRKARHEYHVLDTWETGIVLQGTEVKSLRDGKANMQDSFARVMNGEVWLFNLHVSPYEQGNRFNHDPLRPRKLLLHRNEIRKLIGSVQEKGLTLVPLDVHFSGGRAKVNLALVRGKQLHDKRESIKERDSQREIQRGLKDRGE, from the coding sequence ATGACCAAGACCGCTGCCGCCCCCAAGCCCGCCGACCGCATCGTCGTCCAGAACCGCAAGGCGCGGCACGAGTACCACGTCCTGGACACCTGGGAGACGGGGATCGTGCTGCAGGGGACGGAGGTGAAGTCGCTGCGCGATGGAAAGGCGAACATGCAGGACTCGTTCGCGCGCGTGATGAACGGGGAGGTGTGGCTCTTCAACCTCCACGTCTCGCCGTACGAGCAGGGGAACCGCTTCAACCACGATCCGCTGCGCCCGCGCAAGCTGCTGCTGCACCGCAACGAGATCCGCAAGCTGATCGGCTCCGTGCAGGAGAAGGGGCTCACGCTCGTCCCGCTGGACGTGCACTTCAGCGGCGGGCGCGCCAAGGTGAACCTGGCCCTCGTCCGCGGCAAGCAGCTCCACGACAAGCGCGAGTCCATCAAGGAGCGCGACTCCCAGCGCGAGATCCAGCGCGGGCTCAAGGATCGGGGCGAGTGA
- a CDS encoding L,D-transpeptidase encodes MSAGAVQAQGLPTDPSLLAHGAEAEGRERYRDPPVNTEGRYIVVSLDEHRLYVMEAERVVWSTLVGTGTGTRLEGAGQEWEFSTPRGMFRVQRKEKDPRWYLPDWHFVENKLPVPAEDDPKRWQRGMLGTSALFLGEGIALHGTSRPELLGQNVSHGCIRMTNEAARELYYAVDVGTPVIIY; translated from the coding sequence GTGTCTGCCGGCGCTGTCCAGGCGCAGGGGCTGCCGACCGATCCTTCTTTGCTGGCTCACGGTGCGGAGGCGGAGGGGCGCGAGCGGTACCGCGACCCGCCGGTCAACACCGAGGGGCGCTACATCGTCGTGTCGCTGGACGAGCACCGCCTTTACGTGATGGAGGCGGAGCGCGTCGTCTGGTCCACGCTGGTGGGGACGGGGACGGGGACGCGGCTGGAAGGGGCGGGGCAGGAGTGGGAGTTCTCCACACCGCGCGGGATGTTCCGGGTGCAGCGCAAGGAAAAGGACCCGCGCTGGTACCTTCCGGACTGGCACTTCGTGGAGAACAAGCTCCCCGTGCCTGCCGAGGACGACCCCAAGCGGTGGCAGCGCGGCATGCTGGGCACCTCCGCCCTCTTCCTTGGCGAAGGCATCGCCCTGCACGGCACCAGCCGCCCCGAGCTTCTGGGCCAGAACGTCTCACACGGCTGCATCCGCATGACCAACGAAGCCGCGCGCGAGCTGTACTACGCGGTGGACGTGGGGACGCCGGTGATCATCTACTGA